One genomic segment of Streptomyces sp. RerS4 includes these proteins:
- a CDS encoding DUF5703 family protein yields MPEYEFVDVYVPRGVPRQEATRLLTDHAEYGHWELDRLTLHRDGSRRVRLRRRIIRQVRATW; encoded by the coding sequence ATGCCGGAATACGAATTCGTCGACGTGTACGTGCCTCGCGGTGTTCCCCGCCAGGAGGCGACCCGACTGTTGACCGACCATGCGGAGTACGGGCACTGGGAGCTCGACCGCCTCACCCTGCACCGGGACGGCAGCCGCCGCGTACGGTTGCGCCGCCGGATCATCCGCCAGGTCCGGGCGACGTGGTGA
- a CDS encoding chaplin, whose translation MAAAGGVLALAGGQAQADAGASGQAANSPGVLSGNNVQAPVNAPVNVCGNTIDVIGLLNPAFGNSCANDAGKPGHPEHPGHPEQPGNPGTPGTPGNQNPGTPGGQNPGTPGGQTPGGQTPGGQTPGTPGGQQPGGGQTPGKPGTPGTPGTPATPSTPATPATHTPTTPAGHTPDTGRSGDVQAPSLAATGAGDALTAGIPLAGGLLLAGAVLYRRARQAA comes from the coding sequence ATGGCGGCCGCGGGGGGTGTCCTCGCACTGGCCGGTGGTCAGGCGCAGGCGGACGCCGGCGCCTCCGGGCAGGCCGCGAACTCACCGGGCGTGCTGTCCGGGAACAACGTGCAGGCACCGGTGAACGCTCCGGTGAACGTCTGCGGCAACACGATCGACGTGATCGGCCTGCTGAACCCGGCCTTCGGCAACAGCTGCGCCAACGACGCGGGCAAGCCGGGTCACCCGGAACACCCCGGCCACCCGGAACAGCCGGGGAACCCGGGCACGCCGGGAACGCCGGGCAACCAGAACCCCGGCACGCCGGGCGGACAGAACCCCGGGACGCCCGGTGGTCAGACCCCCGGCGGTCAGACGCCGGGCGGTCAGACGCCCGGCACCCCGGGCGGTCAGCAGCCCGGCGGCGGCCAGACTCCGGGAAAGCCGGGCACGCCCGGAACACCCGGGACTCCGGCCACCCCGAGCACTCCGGCAACCCCGGCCACGCACACCCCCACCACCCCGGCCGGGCACACGCCCGACACGGGCCGGAGCGGTGACGTCCAGGCACCCAGCCTCGCAGCCACCGGCGCCGGGGACGCCCTGACGGCCGGGATTCCGCTCGCGGGCGGCCTGTTGCTGGCCGGAGCCGTGCTCTACCGCCGCGCCCGCCAAGCGGCCTGA
- the chpH gene encoding chaplin ChpH → MLKKVVAAAAATGGLVLAGAGLAVADAGAQGAAIGSPGVLSGNLVQVPVHVPINACGNTVSVIGLLNPAFGNTCVNA, encoded by the coding sequence ATGCTCAAGAAGGTTGTCGCCGCTGCGGCTGCCACCGGTGGTCTGGTTCTCGCGGGTGCGGGTCTGGCCGTCGCCGACGCCGGTGCCCAGGGTGCGGCCATCGGCTCCCCCGGCGTCCTGTCCGGCAACCTGGTCCAGGTTCCGGTCCACGTCCCGATCAACGCCTGCGGCAACACGGTCAGCGTGATCGGCCTGCTGAACCCGGCCTTCGGCAACACCTGCGTCAACGCCTGA
- a CDS encoding M20/M25/M40 family metallo-hydrolase: MSSTGAGKGISGQDEVVDLCRDLIRIDTSNYGDHSGPGERKAAEWVAEKLAEVGLEPQIFESHKGRASTVARIEGEDPSRPALLIHGHTDVVPANAADWTYDPFSGEIADGCVWGRGAVDMKDMDAMTLAVVRDRMRSGRKPPRDIVLAFLADEEAGGVYGARHLVDKHPGLFEGVTEAIGEVGGFSFTVNENLRLYLVETAQKGMHWMRLTVEGTAGHGSMTNNDNAITELCEAVGRLGRHQWPVRVTKTVRSFLDELSDALGTPLDPDDMDATLAKLGGIAKMVGATLRNSAAPTMLGAGYKVNVIPGQATAHVDGRFLPGYEDEFFADLDRILGPRVKREDVHGDKALETDFDGRLVDAMQGALKAEDPIARAVPYMLSGGTDAKSFDDLGIRCFGFAPLQLPPELDFAGMFHGVDERVPVEGLKFGVRVLDRFIDEA; encoded by the coding sequence GTGAGCTCAACAGGCGCGGGCAAGGGCATCTCCGGCCAGGACGAGGTCGTCGACCTCTGCCGGGACCTCATCCGGATCGACACCAGCAACTACGGGGACCACTCGGGCCCCGGCGAACGCAAGGCGGCCGAGTGGGTCGCGGAGAAGCTCGCCGAGGTCGGGCTGGAGCCGCAGATCTTCGAATCGCACAAGGGCCGCGCCTCGACGGTGGCGCGCATCGAGGGTGAGGACCCCTCCCGCCCGGCGCTGCTGATCCACGGCCACACCGACGTGGTTCCGGCCAACGCCGCCGACTGGACCTACGACCCCTTCTCGGGCGAGATCGCCGACGGTTGCGTGTGGGGCCGCGGCGCCGTCGACATGAAGGACATGGACGCGATGACGCTGGCCGTCGTACGCGACCGCATGCGCAGCGGGCGCAAGCCTCCCCGCGACATCGTGCTGGCCTTCCTGGCCGACGAGGAGGCCGGCGGCGTCTACGGCGCCCGCCACCTCGTCGACAAGCACCCCGGCCTCTTCGAGGGCGTCACCGAGGCCATCGGCGAGGTCGGCGGCTTCTCCTTCACGGTCAACGAGAACCTGCGCCTCTACCTCGTGGAGACCGCCCAGAAGGGCATGCACTGGATGCGCCTCACGGTGGAGGGCACCGCGGGCCACGGCTCCATGACGAACAACGACAACGCCATCACCGAGCTGTGCGAGGCCGTCGGCCGCCTCGGCCGCCACCAGTGGCCGGTGCGCGTGACCAAGACCGTACGGTCCTTCCTCGATGAACTCTCCGACGCGCTCGGAACCCCGCTCGACCCCGACGACATGGACGCCACGCTCGCCAAGCTCGGCGGCATCGCCAAGATGGTCGGCGCGACGCTGCGCAACTCCGCCGCCCCGACCATGCTCGGCGCCGGCTACAAGGTCAACGTCATCCCCGGCCAGGCCACGGCGCACGTCGACGGACGCTTCCTGCCGGGCTACGAGGACGAGTTCTTCGCCGACCTCGACCGGATCCTCGGCCCGCGCGTGAAGCGCGAGGACGTCCACGGGGACAAGGCCCTGGAGACGGACTTCGACGGCCGTTTGGTCGATGCCATGCAGGGCGCCCTGAAGGCGGAGGACCCCATCGCGCGGGCCGTGCCGTACATGCTGTCCGGCGGCACCGACGCGAAGTCCTTCGACGACCTCGGCATCCGCTGCTTCGGCTTCGCCCCGCTCCAACTGCCCCCGGAACTCGACTTCGCGGGCATGTTCCACGGAGTAGACGAGCGCGTCCCGGTCGAGGGCCTGAAGTTCGGCGTTCGCGTGCTCGATCGATTCATCGACGAGGCGTAA